The Leisingera caerulea DSM 24564 genome contains a region encoding:
- a CDS encoding Hsp70 family protein, giving the protein MTAPNTLGIDFGTSNSAAGIAVAGQPWLVEMEPGEQTLPTAVFFAEDSRRMRIGHSAARALIRGDEGRFMRALKSLLGTSLLHEERRLGGERMSFATIIARFLAELKRRAEAATRMQFTHALSGRPVRFHSKDADRDAQAEKDLRACYLEAGFEDVLFMYEPEAALRAAAPSPGLGLIVDIGGGTSDFTAFEQGPDGAARILASHGIRLGGTDFDRQLSIQHVMPLLGRGSLIRNTFGGGALPAPNRLFNDLATWQMIPFLYSPENRRAAKDLAANAAEPEKLARLVAVLEDELGHELAFAVERGKIRANDAGGSAAIDLKLLQRGLSVPLPGTGMNRTLAEQTRAIGLCAAETLDQAGIDPAQVNRIVMVGGSSLLAAVQAEMRSLCPKARVETENAMTAVADGLALAAGTAFS; this is encoded by the coding sequence ATGACAGCCCCGAACACTCTTGGTATCGACTTTGGCACATCCAACTCTGCTGCCGGGATTGCAGTTGCCGGGCAGCCGTGGCTGGTGGAGATGGAGCCTGGCGAGCAGACCCTGCCCACCGCGGTGTTCTTCGCGGAGGACTCGCGCCGGATGCGGATCGGCCACAGCGCCGCACGCGCCCTAATCCGCGGCGATGAGGGCCGTTTCATGCGGGCGCTCAAAAGCCTGCTTGGCACCTCCCTGCTGCATGAGGAGCGGCGGCTGGGCGGCGAGCGGATGAGCTTTGCCACCATTATCGCCCGCTTCCTGGCAGAGTTGAAGCGGCGCGCCGAGGCGGCCACCCGCATGCAGTTCACCCATGCGCTGTCGGGGCGGCCGGTGCGGTTTCATTCCAAGGATGCGGACCGCGACGCGCAGGCGGAAAAGGACCTGCGCGCCTGCTATCTGGAGGCCGGTTTCGAGGACGTCCTGTTCATGTACGAGCCCGAAGCCGCCCTGCGTGCCGCCGCGCCGTCGCCGGGGCTGGGGCTGATCGTCGATATCGGCGGCGGCACCTCGGACTTTACCGCCTTTGAGCAGGGACCGGACGGCGCTGCACGCATCCTGGCCTCGCACGGGATCCGTCTGGGCGGCACCGATTTCGACCGGCAGCTGAGCATTCAGCATGTGATGCCGCTGCTGGGCCGCGGCAGCCTGATCCGCAACACCTTCGGCGGAGGCGCCCTGCCCGCGCCGAACCGGCTGTTCAACGATCTGGCCACCTGGCAGATGATCCCGTTTCTTTACAGCCCCGAAAACCGCCGGGCTGCAAAGGACCTGGCCGCCAATGCAGCGGAGCCGGAAAAACTGGCGCGGCTGGTTGCCGTGCTGGAGGACGAACTGGGGCACGAACTGGCCTTTGCGGTGGAGCGCGGCAAGATCCGCGCCAATGATGCCGGGGGCAGCGCCGCGATCGACCTTAAGCTTTTGCAGCGCGGTTTGTCTGTGCCTCTGCCCGGCACGGGCATGAACCGGACGCTGGCGGAGCAAACCCGCGCTATCGGTCTTTGCGCCGCCGAAACCCTGGACCAGGCGGGCATAGACCCGGCGCAAGTGAACCGGATTGTCATGGTCGGCGGCTCGTCGCTGCTGGCGGCGGTGCAGGCTGAGATGCGGTCGCTGTGCCCAAAAGCCCGTGTCGAAACGGAAAACGCCATGACCGCAGTCGCCGATGGGTTGGCACTGGCAGCCGGCACAGCCTTTTCCTGA
- a CDS encoding lytic murein transglycosylase, translating to MRRLLAPALISVLLASPAAAATCGNTSAGFDAWKQAFSREAKRAGVRKAGLQALANAQYARRTIAADRNQKSFKYSLEKFMQVRGSATIVAQGRKRKARNPDFYAALERKYGVPAGVLIAIHGMETAFGNYMGDSQVVSAIVTLTYDCRRSDFFRPHALGALKLVDQGAITPATLGAKHGELGHTQFLPGNALQYGIDWDGNGRVDFYNMGDALASTANYLRQKGWKRGKGYQPGEPNYPVLKQWNAATVYQQSLAIMGRQIDG from the coding sequence ATGCGTCGGCTGCTTGCCCCTGCCCTGATTTCCGTCCTCCTCGCCTCCCCCGCCGCGGCCGCGACCTGCGGCAATACCTCTGCCGGGTTCGATGCCTGGAAACAGGCGTTCAGCCGCGAGGCCAAGCGCGCCGGGGTGCGCAAGGCAGGGCTGCAGGCGCTGGCCAATGCGCAATACGCCCGCCGCACCATCGCCGCCGACCGCAATCAGAAGAGCTTCAAATACTCGTTGGAGAAATTCATGCAGGTCCGCGGCTCCGCTACCATCGTGGCGCAGGGCCGCAAGCGCAAGGCGCGCAATCCGGACTTTTATGCCGCGCTGGAACGCAAGTACGGCGTGCCCGCGGGTGTGCTGATTGCGATCCACGGCATGGAAACGGCCTTTGGCAATTATATGGGCGACAGCCAGGTGGTCTCTGCCATTGTGACGCTGACCTATGACTGCCGCCGCTCCGATTTCTTCCGCCCGCACGCGCTGGGGGCGCTGAAACTGGTGGATCAGGGCGCAATCACCCCGGCCACCCTGGGCGCAAAACACGGCGAGCTGGGCCATACACAGTTCCTGCCCGGTAACGCCTTGCAGTACGGGATCGACTGGGACGGCAACGGCCGGGTGGATTTCTACAATATGGGCGATGCGCTGGCCTCGACCGCCAATTACCTGCGCCAGAAGGGTTGGAAGCGCGGCAAGGGCTATCAGCCGGGTGAGCCGAATTATCCCGTTCTGAAGCAGTGGAACGCCGCCACGGTCTATCAGCAGTCGCTGGCAATCATGGGGCGGCAAATCGACGGCTGA
- a CDS encoding heme-dependent oxidative N-demethylase family protein yields the protein MKAILQKTLPYNPLEEKKLPGIQPLEPDRWLVADDAYADQMAERERLLATRRDAVLRLDANAMAAAQELLRMALDALDIGAGDTALRPDGMRVTVDLEDPLGTLGRLAQQDFCILQKPEGAQEHVLTGAVLCFPASWTLAEKFLQPLTGIHVPMDSYDAGIAARVQRLFDGVQAGRPLWRFNALWYQDPALFQPRSQYAPRDKPHSTRADYLRSERQVIMRLPQTRAVVFSIHTHVLARADVLRQWGSALDQPAARP from the coding sequence ATGAAGGCGATTCTGCAGAAAACACTTCCCTACAACCCGCTGGAGGAGAAGAAACTCCCTGGTATTCAGCCGCTTGAGCCGGATCGCTGGCTGGTGGCGGATGACGCCTATGCGGACCAGATGGCAGAGCGCGAGCGGCTGCTGGCTACCCGGCGGGACGCGGTTTTGCGGCTGGACGCAAACGCGATGGCGGCGGCGCAGGAGCTTTTGCGGATGGCGCTGGACGCACTGGACATCGGCGCGGGCGACACCGCGCTGCGGCCCGATGGTATGCGGGTGACGGTCGATCTGGAGGATCCACTGGGCACCCTGGGCCGTCTCGCGCAGCAGGATTTCTGCATTCTGCAAAAGCCAGAGGGCGCACAGGAGCATGTTCTGACCGGCGCCGTTCTGTGTTTTCCGGCAAGCTGGACGCTGGCGGAAAAATTCCTGCAGCCGCTGACCGGCATACACGTGCCGATGGACAGCTACGATGCAGGGATTGCAGCGCGGGTGCAGCGGCTGTTTGACGGGGTGCAGGCGGGGCGGCCGCTGTGGCGGTTCAATGCGCTTTGGTATCAGGATCCGGCACTGTTTCAGCCGCGGAGCCAATATGCGCCGCGGGACAAACCGCACAGCACCAGGGCTGATTACCTGCGCAGTGAAAGACAAGTGATCATGCGGCTGCCGCAGACCCGTGCGGTGGTGTTTTCAATACATACGCATGTGCTTGCGCGGGCGGATGTGCTCCGCCAGTGGGGCTCAGCGCTGGACCAGCCCGCAGCGCGGCCCTAG
- the dddP gene encoding dimethylsulfonioproprionate lyase DddP yields MNEHYRDIRKIDPTRGATLGDNTPNDNNRVEIGPTQLAFSEWAEAGLQLPDLQALRRFRWERLVKHINDRGYGGLLVFDPLNIRYATDSTNMQLWNTHNPFRALLICADGYMVLWDYKQSPFLSEFNPLVREQRAGADLFYFDRGDKIDVAADKFSNEVRILLEEHSGSNKRLAVDKVMLHGLRALEAQGLEIFPGEELTEKCRAVKGPDEILAMRCAHHACETAVAAMEKFAREQIPGGYISEDDVWAVLHAENIRRGGEWIETRLLASGPRTNPWFQECGPRIIQNNEMISFDTDLVGSYGICIDISRSWWIGSQKPRPDMVYAMQHGVEHIRHNMEMLKPGVNIQELSRGCHVLDDQFQKQKYGCMMHGVGLCDEWPLVAYPDQMVEGAFDYELEPGMVLCVEALVSPEGGDFSIKLEDQVLITEDGYENLTSYPFDKALMGEA; encoded by the coding sequence ATGAACGAGCATTACCGCGACATCCGCAAGATTGACCCGACCCGCGGCGCCACCCTGGGCGACAACACCCCGAACGACAACAACCGGGTTGAGATCGGCCCGACCCAGCTGGCGTTTTCAGAATGGGCCGAGGCCGGGCTGCAACTGCCTGACCTGCAGGCGTTGCGCAGGTTCCGCTGGGAACGTCTGGTCAAGCACATCAATGACCGCGGCTATGGCGGCCTGCTGGTCTTTGACCCGCTCAACATCCGCTATGCGACCGATTCCACGAACATGCAGCTGTGGAACACCCACAACCCGTTCCGCGCGCTGCTGATCTGCGCCGACGGCTATATGGTGCTGTGGGACTACAAGCAGTCGCCCTTCCTCAGCGAATTCAACCCACTGGTGCGGGAGCAGCGCGCCGGTGCCGACCTGTTCTACTTCGACCGCGGCGACAAGATCGACGTGGCCGCCGACAAGTTCTCCAACGAAGTGCGCATCCTGCTGGAAGAGCACAGCGGCAGCAACAAGCGGCTGGCGGTGGACAAGGTGATGCTGCACGGGCTGCGGGCGCTGGAGGCACAGGGGCTGGAGATTTTTCCCGGCGAGGAGCTGACCGAGAAATGCCGCGCGGTGAAGGGACCGGATGAGATTCTGGCGATGCGCTGCGCCCATCACGCCTGCGAAACCGCGGTGGCGGCGATGGAGAAATTCGCCCGCGAGCAGATCCCCGGCGGCTATATCTCCGAAGACGACGTCTGGGCGGTGCTGCACGCAGAGAACATCCGCCGCGGCGGCGAATGGATCGAAACCCGGCTGCTGGCGTCCGGGCCGCGCACCAACCCCTGGTTCCAGGAATGCGGCCCCCGCATCATCCAGAACAACGAGATGATCAGCTTTGACACCGACCTTGTCGGCTCCTACGGCATCTGCATCGACATTTCCCGCAGCTGGTGGATTGGCAGTCAGAAGCCGCGACCCGACATGGTCTATGCCATGCAGCACGGGGTGGAGCACATCCGCCACAACATGGAGATGCTGAAGCCGGGCGTGAACATTCAGGAGCTGTCGCGCGGCTGCCACGTGCTGGATGACCAATTCCAGAAACAGAAATACGGCTGCATGATGCACGGCGTCGGGCTGTGCGACGAGTGGCCTCTGGTCGCCTATCCGGATCAAATGGTCGAGGGCGCCTTTGACTATGAGCTGGAGCCGGGCATGGTGCTCTGTGTCGAGGCGCTGGTTTCGCCTGAGGGCGGTGACTTCTCGATCAAGCTGGAAGACCAGGTGCTGATCACCGAGGACGGCTATGAGAACCTGACCAGCTACCCCTTCGACAAGGCCCTGATGGGCGAGGCGTAA
- a CDS encoding NUDIX hydrolase yields MSSSALTGIGCYSPQTARDRGMWQRLQAFCRQEPQAFGRNPETGHVTGSAFVMSPDRKNVLLTHHKKLNRWFQLGGHCDGIADVPFVALKEAYEESGLARIRPLSACVFDVDIHEIPPGTRECAHLHYDVRYLFQAEAGGIAASGESHALAWVPITRLEDVTDSPGVLVLREKLEPFLSSSC; encoded by the coding sequence ATGAGCAGCAGCGCCCTTACGGGCATCGGATGTTACAGCCCGCAGACCGCGCGGGACCGCGGGATGTGGCAGCGGTTGCAGGCGTTTTGCAGGCAGGAGCCGCAAGCCTTTGGCCGCAATCCGGAAACCGGACATGTCACCGGCTCTGCCTTTGTGATGTCACCGGACAGAAAAAACGTGCTGCTGACTCACCACAAAAAGCTCAACCGCTGGTTCCAGCTGGGCGGCCATTGCGACGGAATTGCCGACGTGCCCTTTGTTGCGCTGAAAGAAGCCTATGAGGAAAGCGGGCTGGCGCGCATCAGGCCGCTGTCTGCCTGTGTGTTCGACGTCGACATCCACGAAATCCCGCCCGGCACCAGGGAGTGCGCCCATCTGCACTATGACGTCCGCTACCTGTTTCAGGCAGAGGCCGGGGGAATTGCTGCAAGTGGTGAATCCCACGCCCTGGCCTGGGTGCCAATCACCCGGCTGGAAGACGTCACTGACTCCCCCGGCGTGCTGGTGCTGCGGGAAAAGCTGGAGCCGTTCCTGAGCAGCTCTTGTTAA
- a CDS encoding bifunctional alpha/beta hydrolase/OsmC family protein produces MPTERITFTGHAGNTLAARLDLPEGPVLATALFAHCFTCSKDIPAARRIAGRLAAMGIAVLRFDFTGLGHSEGEFENTTFSSNVADLIKAAQYLATRNMAPALLIGHSLGGAAVLRARAGIPSVKGVVTLAAPFDPGHVSHHFEAALPEIEAKGRAEVCLGGRPFVIGKEFVDDISAEALAPAIAELKAALLVLHAPRDETVSIDNAASIFTAAKHPKSFVTLDDADHLISRPADAEYAAEVIAAWAGRYIGMAPPAPPPGAPEGILRVTEADPDGFLQDVQSGPYHHALADEPLAYGGTNRGMSPYGFVAAGLGACTSMTLRMYARRKDWPLEGISVDVSHDKVHAQDALPSGPAKIDQFTRVVRLCGPLSEEQRARLLEIADKCPVHRTLESGAKVVTRLEATEQA; encoded by the coding sequence ATGCCCACGGAACGGATCACCTTCACCGGCCACGCCGGAAACACCCTTGCTGCCCGCCTCGACCTGCCGGAGGGGCCGGTGCTGGCCACCGCGCTGTTCGCCCATTGCTTCACCTGCTCCAAGGACATCCCGGCCGCGCGGCGGATTGCCGGGCGGCTGGCGGCGATGGGGATTGCGGTCTTGCGGTTCGATTTCACCGGGCTGGGGCATTCGGAAGGCGAGTTTGAGAATACCACTTTCAGCTCCAACGTGGCGGACCTCATCAAAGCGGCGCAGTACCTTGCAACACGCAATATGGCGCCGGCGCTGCTGATCGGCCACTCGCTGGGCGGGGCGGCGGTACTGCGGGCGCGGGCGGGCATCCCGTCGGTCAAGGGGGTGGTGACACTGGCCGCGCCGTTTGATCCGGGCCATGTCTCCCACCACTTCGAAGCCGCCCTGCCGGAGATCGAGGCCAAGGGCCGTGCCGAGGTCTGCCTGGGCGGGCGGCCGTTTGTGATCGGCAAGGAGTTTGTCGACGACATCAGCGCCGAGGCGCTGGCGCCTGCGATTGCTGAACTCAAGGCCGCGCTGCTGGTGCTGCATGCGCCGCGCGACGAGACCGTGAGCATCGACAATGCCGCCTCCATCTTCACTGCTGCGAAACACCCCAAGAGCTTTGTCACTCTGGATGACGCCGATCACCTGATTTCCCGGCCGGCAGACGCGGAATACGCCGCCGAAGTCATCGCTGCCTGGGCCGGGCGCTATATCGGCATGGCCCCGCCCGCACCGCCGCCCGGCGCACCGGAGGGCATCCTGCGGGTGACAGAGGCGGATCCGGACGGGTTCCTGCAGGATGTTCAATCCGGCCCCTATCACCACGCCTTGGCGGACGAGCCGCTGGCCTATGGCGGCACCAACCGCGGCATGTCTCCTTACGGGTTTGTGGCTGCGGGGCTTGGCGCCTGCACCTCGATGACGCTCAGAATGTATGCGCGGCGCAAGGACTGGCCGCTGGAGGGGATCAGCGTGGATGTGAGCCATGACAAGGTGCACGCCCAGGACGCCCTGCCCTCCGGGCCTGCCAAGATCGACCAGTTCACACGGGTGGTGCGCCTCTGCGGCCCCTTGAGCGAGGAACAGCGCGCGCGGCTGTTGGAAATCGCAGATAAATGCCCGGTACACCGCACCCTGGAGAGCGGCGCCAAGGTGGTGACGCGGCTGGAGGCAACAGAACAGGCCTAA
- a CDS encoding DUF6455 family protein gives MGLFAKLGRSSDLVHGMASRLGIDYGGMVAADPQAQGRKYMRAVLRCSTCRNQDGCSDLQQKVTELAEAPSYCRNAQLLAHLRGN, from the coding sequence ATGGGACTATTTGCAAAACTCGGGCGCAGCAGCGATCTGGTGCATGGCATGGCCAGCCGACTGGGCATTGACTATGGCGGTATGGTTGCCGCGGATCCGCAGGCGCAGGGCCGGAAATACATGCGCGCTGTCCTGCGCTGCAGCACTTGCCGCAACCAGGACGGCTGCAGTGACTTGCAGCAAAAGGTCACGGAACTGGCCGAGGCGCCGTCCTACTGCCGCAACGCGCAATTGCTGGCGCATCTGCGCGGCAACTGA
- the purB gene encoding adenylosuccinate lyase, with protein sequence MIPRYSRPEMVAIWSPETKFKIWYEIEAHACEAMANLGVIPRENVDAVWKAKDVEFDVARIDEIEAVTKHDVIAFLTHLAEHVGSEEARFVHQGMTSSDVLDTCLNVQLVRAADILLEGMDKVLAALKKRALEHKNTVRVGRSHGIHAEPTTMGLTFARFYAEMDRNKNRLEKARWEVATGAISGAVGTFANIDPAVEEHVCEQLGLRPEPISTQVIPRDRHAMFFATLGVIASSIENVAVEIRHMQRTEVLEGAEFFSMGQKGSSAMPHKKNPVLTENLTGLARLVRMAVIPAMENVALWHERDISHSSVERGIGPDATITLDFALHRLAGVVDKMLVFPENMLDNMNKFPGLVMSQRVLLALTQAGVSREDAYAMVQRNALKVWEERVDFRELLLADADVVAALGEEAINEKFDMGYHTKHVDTIFKRVFGA encoded by the coding sequence ATGATCCCCCGCTATTCCCGCCCCGAGATGGTCGCAATCTGGTCGCCCGAGACCAAATTCAAGATCTGGTACGAGATCGAGGCCCACGCCTGTGAAGCCATGGCCAACCTCGGCGTGATCCCGCGCGAAAACGTAGATGCGGTGTGGAAAGCCAAGGATGTGGAATTCGACGTTGCCCGCATCGACGAAATCGAGGCGGTGACCAAGCACGACGTGATTGCCTTCCTCACGCACCTGGCGGAGCATGTGGGCTCTGAGGAAGCGCGCTTTGTGCATCAGGGCATGACGTCGTCGGACGTGCTGGACACCTGCCTGAACGTGCAGCTGGTGCGCGCCGCCGACATCCTGCTGGAAGGCATGGACAAGGTGCTGGCCGCGCTTAAGAAACGCGCGCTGGAGCACAAGAACACCGTGCGCGTGGGCCGCAGCCACGGCATTCATGCCGAGCCCACCACCATGGGCCTGACCTTTGCCCGGTTCTATGCCGAGATGGACCGCAACAAGAACCGTCTGGAAAAGGCCCGCTGGGAAGTGGCCACCGGCGCGATCTCCGGCGCGGTCGGCACATTCGCCAACATCGACCCGGCGGTTGAAGAGCACGTCTGCGAGCAGCTGGGCCTGCGCCCTGAGCCGATCTCCACCCAGGTGATCCCGCGCGACCGCCACGCGATGTTCTTTGCCACCCTGGGCGTCATCGCGTCTTCGATCGAGAACGTTGCCGTGGAAATCCGCCACATGCAGCGCACCGAAGTGCTGGAAGGCGCGGAATTCTTCTCGATGGGCCAGAAAGGCTCCTCGGCGATGCCGCACAAGAAAAACCCTGTGCTGACCGAGAACCTCACTGGCCTCGCGCGCCTGGTGCGCATGGCGGTGATCCCGGCGATGGAGAACGTAGCCCTGTGGCATGAGCGCGATATCTCGCACTCCTCCGTCGAGCGCGGCATCGGCCCGGATGCCACCATCACCCTCGACTTCGCCCTGCACCGCCTGGCCGGTGTTGTCGACAAGATGCTGGTGTTCCCGGAGAACATGCTGGACAACATGAACAAATTCCCCGGCTTGGTGATGTCGCAGCGGGTTCTGCTGGCGCTGACCCAAGCAGGCGTCAGCCGCGAGGACGCCTATGCCATGGTGCAGCGCAACGCCCTGAAGGTCTGGGAAGAGCGTGTTGATTTCCGCGAGCTGCTGCTGGCCGATGCCGATGTGGTCGCCGCCCTCGGCGAAGAGGCGATCAACGAGAAATTCGACATGGGCTATCACACAAAACATGTCGACACGATCTTCAAACGCGTCTTCGGCGCGTAA
- a CDS encoding tetratricopeptide repeat protein translates to MRFLALAAALTLPVAALAASGNDWNPPKPTETTKTCKGKRVWDEQKKRCVRPRKSSLNQEQLLGAARELAYSGRQEDAQAVLSAMADQQESLVLTYWGFTHRKLGNLELAQAYYDQALASDPDNILARSYMGQGLVQQGKYGAALIQWKEIRARGGDGTWAEASLRSALETGASYSY, encoded by the coding sequence ATGCGTTTTCTTGCCCTGGCCGCCGCCTTAACACTGCCGGTTGCCGCCCTCGCCGCTAGCGGCAACGACTGGAATCCTCCCAAACCCACCGAAACCACCAAAACCTGCAAAGGCAAAAGGGTCTGGGATGAGCAGAAGAAACGCTGCGTGCGGCCCCGCAAGTCCTCGCTGAACCAAGAGCAATTGCTGGGCGCCGCCCGCGAGCTGGCCTATTCCGGCCGCCAGGAAGATGCCCAGGCGGTGCTGAGCGCGATGGCAGACCAGCAGGAGTCCCTGGTGCTGACCTACTGGGGCTTCACCCACCGCAAACTGGGCAATTTGGAACTGGCACAAGCCTATTACGATCAGGCGCTTGCCAGCGATCCGGATAATATCCTTGCCCGTTCGTATATGGGTCAAGGCCTTGTGCAACAGGGCAAATACGGCGCGGCTCTGATACAGTGGAAGGAGATCAGGGCCCGGGGCGGCGACGGCACATGGGCCGAAGCCTCGCTGCGCAGCGCGCTGGAGACAGGGGCGTCCTACAGCTATTAA
- a CDS encoding flagellar motor switch protein FliG, with the protein MPQDNMLALPMATDGPDLGGFAAPAPMGAGNGSGLSGKAKAAIIVRLLLNEGAEIPLEELPDDLQLELTQQMGKMRIVDRDTLNAVAGEFADLLDNIGLHFPNGLAGALNAMEGKISRYTHSRLRKEAGVRQFGDPWQRLKQLPPEDLASLAEAESTEVAAVLLSKLDTAKAAQMLVHLPGPVARRITYAVSQTANVTPETVDRIGLSLAAQVEARPELAFDDTPGQRLGGILTEAAAAKRDEVLTALDEEDEEFAIKVRKAIFTYALIGERMQPIDVPKLMRVLSQPDLVTAMAFASDEEDVATNEFLLKNMSSRMADNIREEVAERGKVKRTDGEAAFSMIISAMRDLVATGEIELKSDNEEDGGED; encoded by the coding sequence ATGCCTCAAGACAACATGCTGGCGCTTCCGATGGCAACTGACGGCCCGGACCTGGGCGGGTTTGCCGCCCCGGCGCCGATGGGTGCAGGCAACGGCAGCGGCCTGAGCGGCAAGGCCAAGGCAGCGATTATCGTCCGGTTGCTGCTGAACGAAGGTGCCGAAATCCCGCTGGAGGAGCTGCCGGACGACCTGCAGCTGGAGCTGACCCAGCAGATGGGCAAAATGCGGATTGTCGACCGCGACACCTTGAACGCGGTGGCGGGTGAATTCGCTGACCTTCTGGACAATATCGGCCTGCATTTCCCCAACGGCCTGGCCGGCGCCTTGAACGCGATGGAAGGCAAAATCAGCCGCTATACCCACAGCCGCCTGCGCAAGGAGGCCGGCGTGCGCCAGTTCGGCGATCCCTGGCAGCGGCTGAAACAGCTGCCGCCGGAAGATCTGGCGTCGCTGGCAGAGGCCGAAAGCACAGAGGTGGCGGCGGTGCTGCTCTCTAAGCTGGACACCGCCAAGGCGGCGCAGATGCTGGTCCATCTGCCCGGCCCGGTTGCCCGGCGCATCACCTATGCGGTCAGCCAGACCGCCAATGTGACGCCAGAAACCGTCGACCGGATCGGCCTGTCCCTGGCGGCCCAGGTTGAGGCCCGGCCGGAGCTTGCCTTCGACGACACCCCTGGCCAGAGGCTGGGCGGCATTCTGACCGAAGCCGCTGCTGCCAAGCGGGACGAGGTTCTGACCGCGCTGGACGAAGAGGACGAGGAATTCGCCATCAAGGTGCGAAAGGCGATCTTCACCTATGCGCTGATCGGCGAGCGGATGCAGCCTATCGACGTGCCCAAGCTGATGCGGGTCCTGTCGCAGCCCGACCTGGTCACAGCCATGGCCTTCGCCTCGGACGAGGAAGACGTGGCCACCAACGAATTCCTGCTGAAAAACATGTCGAGCCGGATGGCCGACAACATCCGCGAAGAAGTGGCGGAACGCGGCAAGGTCAAGCGCACCGACGGCGAGGCGGCGTTCAGCATGATCATCTCGGCCATGCGCGACCTGGTGGCAACGGGCGAGATCGAGCTGAAGTCCGACAATGAGGAAGACGGCGGCGAGGACTGA
- a CDS encoding lysophospholipid acyltransferase family protein produces the protein MPVDPSELSTWSHVKYFGSNLFLRGLLLGARLIPYRLRVPMMGRLVTGMGRLAGFDKRVHNNLRHVSPELSGLDPDQLYRDVSDNAGRMIAELYDGATFYDKARSAPITGPGLEALEAARAAGRPVLLATAHFGNYDAARAALTARGHEMGALYRRMANPYFNEHYVAAMKTTGELMFEQGKRGMVELVRHLKKGGIAAIVTDLYAQGGEPIDFFGKPAVTSTVPAELALKFGAALIPVYAVRQDNGLDFEIIMNAEVPPSDPLTMTKALTADLESIVRKHVGQWFWIHRRWKT, from the coding sequence ATGCCAGTAGACCCCTCCGAGCTCTCCACCTGGAGCCATGTCAAATATTTTGGCAGCAACCTGTTTCTGCGCGGGCTGCTGCTGGGCGCCCGGCTGATCCCCTACCGGCTGCGGGTGCCGATGATGGGCCGCCTGGTCACCGGCATGGGGCGGCTGGCGGGGTTTGACAAACGGGTGCACAACAACCTCCGCCACGTCAGCCCCGAACTTTCCGGCCTGGATCCGGACCAGCTTTACCGGGATGTCAGCGACAATGCCGGCCGGATGATCGCCGAGCTTTATGACGGCGCCACATTCTATGATAAGGCCAGATCGGCCCCCATCACCGGTCCCGGGCTGGAGGCGCTGGAGGCCGCGCGCGCCGCCGGGCGGCCGGTGCTGCTGGCCACCGCGCATTTCGGCAATTACGACGCCGCCCGCGCCGCGCTGACCGCCCGCGGCCACGAGATGGGTGCGCTGTACCGGCGCATGGCCAACCCCTATTTCAACGAGCATTACGTCGCCGCCATGAAGACCACCGGCGAGCTGATGTTCGAACAGGGCAAGCGCGGCATGGTCGAACTGGTCCGGCATCTGAAAAAGGGCGGCATCGCAGCCATCGTCACCGACCTGTACGCCCAAGGCGGCGAGCCGATCGACTTTTTCGGCAAGCCTGCCGTCACCTCAACCGTTCCGGCTGAATTGGCGCTGAAATTCGGCGCGGCGCTGATCCCGGTCTACGCGGTGCGCCAGGACAACGGACTGGATTTCGAGATTATCATGAACGCCGAGGTCCCGCCTTCGGACCCGCTGACCATGACCAAGGCGCTGACGGCGGATCTGGAGTCCATCGTGCGCAAGCACGTTGGCCAATGGTTCTGGATCCACCGGCGCTGGAAAACCTGA